DNA from Xiphias gladius isolate SHS-SW01 ecotype Sanya breed wild chromosome 9, ASM1685928v1, whole genome shotgun sequence:
cttaaaaaccttttttactgtttctaatttctaattttcttttaattgtgaCATACTGTGATATAATGTTACATAGATGATGATGTTTAATGGGGTTCTTTTTGCTTCCTTCACACAGAGAGTGGCGGGCGTAAGCTGAATGAAAACAAGATCCTGACTTCTAAGAAAGCCAGGTGAGTAGCTCTGTAAAGACTGACTTAAATCTAAGTGTTACTGTATATGActagtctttttttaatgaggaaaaatatCACCATTGTTGCCCCTGTTTTTATCTACAAGAAGTCACGCGAAAGTagtttcatctctctctctctaactgtTGCATATTGGCATTTAGCATGTATGTCTATTCCCTAGAGCTGTGCTGCTAACAGGCTGAAAAACATATAGCATTAGTGCATCTTTATTTATGGATCTCTAATACATTTCCCTTTCAGGTTTGATCCTTACAGCAAGACAGGTTTTGCTATCTGCAGGATCTGCAAGAGCTCAGTTCATCAGTCTGGATCACACTACTGCCAGGGCTGCGCATACAAGAAAGGTATAAACTCACTCACACTGGATTCCAAACTGAGCGGAAATCCTGgtgaattttgtgtgtgtgtgtgtgtgtgtgtgtgtgtgtgtgtgtgtgtgtgtgtgtgtgtgtgtttttttgctttgagaGTTTTTCCTTAAATCCTCCTCTAACACGGAATGACTAAAACTCATGGAGTTGAAATAACAAGATACTTGTATATAACTGTCCAATTTAGTTGTAGAGACCTGTAGATGAAAAGGAAACCTGAGTATCACATTGGAGATTTTTACACAGATGAAACAAACTCTCTGtaggaaaataaatgttctCACCAAGGCTAGTGGAGCAGAGAAAAGCTTCACGCAGTTTCTTCACTGACTATACCAATTTAGAGTCTGAAAATGTCCCTGTAATCCCCTATGGCAAACAGACCATGAAGGGTTggttcatcaaaaataaaaataaaaaggggggGTGGTCTTCTCACTTACCTCTTGTATGTAGCTTTGCtgaaagttatttatttatttatttatttatttttgagattTCCATCTCTGAGATTTCAGTGTCCCAATTACTCTTCTGCCTTGCTCAATACCACTAGAGTTAAGTGTGCGAGTGTGCTTTTATATTTGGATGAACTCTTTAACATCCGTGAACTAAAGGGAGTAGCAGTTGTGCATTATTAAAGCTATACAAAGACAGAAGCTAGAGGTTCAGTTACTTTGATAGCAACTGAACCTCTTGATGTTGTTTGAATGTAGTGTTTGCCGCTTGCCAGTGCTCTATAGTGTTTTTAGATTGGATGATGAAATCCAAATAACAGCACATCTCAAAGGGCATATTTCGATAAAACCTTGAAGTGCATGGTCtcagctgaagaaaatcaggCCAGATACAGCTGATACAGTTGCAGTGCACACCCAATAAACAGTATAGACAAGTGAGGGGCAGCTCCAAGTGCAGTAAATGATACCCAGGTTATAGTTCAACAAACATAACACTGAGTTCAAATTGTAATCGTGTTTTGGATTAGGGAGAACAGGCTATTTACAGCTTAAATGTGCTACTGAAGAAGCTGGAGgagttgtgtgttttgctgttcaCACGTGGGCTTCACTGATAGGgagttaaaacagaaaagtcaCATTAAAGACACAGTGATATAATTCAGAACAGATGTTCAAGCCCCATCTCCAGGTCATACGATGCAAAAGCAGGAATTACCATCAAAACTAACGATTTTGCAAACCGTGCTGTTTTTGAAACTCGactgtattgatttttaaatgttccttGCATCcttttatttccattcatttccataGTAATTGAAACTCTACCAGCACACTATAGAAACTTTCTGTATCaaatttctttatatttaacgttcattcatttaaagccgctataatcaatatgttttatgttaacAACTGATCACATaactacttgtatgtgaaagaggttgcttgtagtgacaaacccaggGATAATTATTACTAATTcagcagtttccctcagctttATAGCGACTTATAGCATCTTTTAACTAATTATTTTGGATTTCCGGCTTGACTGTTTTGTTGCAgtgtcactgctctcatcagcatcgttttcagccacagccacagcaggcagctgttttcagcaaaaacagcTCTTAAAATCCGATATACGCTCCCTGCCCAGTGCCCAACGACAGACAGACAACGTTAGCGATTAGCATTAAGCAGTTAAAGcgccagatatttccctcaggaactGGTGGTGACCGaaaacagagctgaaggagagtgaatattggatttaaattcatcaggtggatgcaaaaaggactccaaattaatgctcATGTTCCTTTTGTGTCTGctggacaaacaaacacatttgtgtaacaactttataaggtgataatatgtcggTGTTTTGTTCACAGCTTTTTTCCACTGCCTACaagtgaccaaaaaacaaatgttgcagGTTAATCATTCAAAAATGACACAAgtcaagcaagtttcaagaaTATAATGGTTGATATTTATGCTGTACAGAAATGAATAGAAACCAGTGAATCCCTTCAAAGTGaagcattcatttaaaatggctTGGCAAAAATCATTTGATTTGAAGCTCAGAAGCATAAACCAGCAAACACACTGGTGTGCTCAATTACCttctacaaaatacaaaaagagcTGCACCTGCTCCTGCTGTTGCTCTTCTCTCTCTACTGATATTATTTCTCACTGCTTTACTCTCTATTCCCACCTTTTTCATCTCCAGGAATCTGTGCAATGTGTGGAAAGAAAGTTTTGGACACCAAGAACTACAAACAGACATCTGTGTGACAGCATGCAGATCAGAGAACAGATCTACAAGTAAATAACAGATGTTATGATGAGACTGAGGTGTATGTTTTTCATCCTGTCACGTCTTCGGTATTTTGCCACGGTTTCCTGTCACAGAAAGCTATAACTCTTAACTATTATTCTTCCCACCTCAGTGAAAGACAGCTATTTGAAGATGGCTTTGTCCTTTTATTATAGAATATTATATAATGCTACTGGAACGAATACAGTGGCCATACATAGGGTAGCACTGTTGTTATCAcctgttaccaccagtaatcACCTATTTCTTAAGCCAAGgcttcttgattttttttttttttttttttttttgtatttttttgtatttttttgttgttgtatattttaaattaaatacttaGACTTGTattctttgattttatttttaaataattgatttcTGTATGTACTATttcaaatgttgcattttttttgagtgaatTAAAACATCCAATATGAGGACATCATTTGACAGGGTTATTTTATACCTCTGCCTGAAGCCATAAAGGTTATAACTTTAGCCTCTTACGCACAACATACCCATATTTGTCCTGTATGCCTGTTATAATTGGTTTACTCTGACATAATCATATTTGGAAACTGCATGCTGCATGGTCAGGTGTGACCCCCCTCCCCCAATTGCTGTCAGAGATGGAGGTTATAGTTCACAGGCTCCTCCTTTGATATTTAAAGGCCTTGCTCACCCTCAGGCCTTCAACCTGATGCACTCACACTTGTTTTTATATCTCATTATTGATTTATGCTCTTGTTCCACGGCACAAAACAGCACCATGCTTCCAGTTTAACAGATTAACCTGCCGTGatctaaaataaaaagtctgCTGTGGATTCAGGTGACTACAACTATAACTGGTTATATAATCCTGGATCCTCTAGTTTGCTTCTCATATCACTGCCCTTTTGTTCCTGTTCCTCTGTGTTGTGGTGCATTCATGGACACCAGTAAAATATCCCAGTTAATAGCTGTTACACAGCAAACAGAGCCCTCAGTGCTCATGTCATATAGATGATGTTTGATACTGATGCAGAATAATGTCGATGTTCAACTTAATAGCTGTGTCTTAACCATAACTACTTAAACATTTTGCACAAACTGGAAGTTATGTTGTGTGTAATGCCACTGCCAGTTGCACTTTACAAAGagaaaccaaattttttttctgttttttgttgttttccatgaTCTTTCTGCAGCTGTCtcatcacaatttaaaaattttttttttttttagctttgagTAGATCCACCATTTACTTTGTGCAGTTCATTGCTAAATTGACTATATtgtacaaaaacaaccaaaaagacaaaacagtttTAGTCTGCATATTGACTTTTTAGCCAAGCTTGTGGTATGGCTGTAGTGATGGCATTGtctgtcggtccaccacttcagtccaaactgaaataGCTCAACGGCTGTTGTatggattgccatgatattTTCTAGAGACAGTCATGGTCCCTTCAGGATAAATAGTAATAACTGTGATAATCCCAGCAACGTCTGAAtgtgtccagtactttggtttatgacttaATACCAGAAAATCTAATGACAttgccatcagcctcagctagactttgtgtttggtgctagtcagcaaatgttagcatgctaaaacacCAAACTAAGgtgatgaacatggtaaacgtTAAACCTGCTGGACATCGgcgtgttagcatttagctcaaagcactgccaTGCCTAAGTAGAGCCTCACAGAACAGTTATCATGGCcgtagactcttagtcttgtttaggTTCAAAATCTGTCAGAATTATTATGTAGTATGAAACTGAAACACAGTAAATTTCTTATATGATTTATAACCATTCtgtttaatttagaaaaaaatacactgaaactTGGGCCTGGGCTGCTACTCTTATGGACATAAACAAAGGAAGGTTGACAACTTTCATAATGtttgcatcattttatttaagcaaataatctttaaaatacCTGCTACAGTGATCActaataaaagcaaatatttactCAGTGAATCATTTATTCTGCTCTTTGGACAACAGACATTAtagtattttgatttttatcttaaaaattTCATATATTACAaagattttataaatgtattcagaattgactttttttttaaattactaaaAACATTGGATTCTAAATACAATagtagagaaagaaaaggttCAAGAGTATATCTTTGCAAAAGCACCCATGAAATTCCCATCAGGAAAATGTTAAGTATTGTCACATTACAACATTGCACTCAGGTTTCACACGATAAAAACAATATTGCcatgtaaaactgtaaaatatctaCCAAAGGCACAAGAATGTGAGTCTCATATTTCCTATTTTGTTCGCAttaatttcaaatgaacaatttcagcagcaggactgaaatcttacAGGCTTCAGTGTATTGAGTTATTGAGTGTATTGAGGTGAGCTCCAGAGTTGGCTCTGGATCCTGCTTCGAAGAAGCAGCTTTACAATTCCTGCTActggtttgtctttttcctaAAGTAAAGTCGGATGCAGATCCACTGTTACTACCGCGCTCTCCATGAGCGACGGTATACAGAGGCTCGGGAGTGAATGGTGTATGACATTTGTTAGGCGTGCTTTGAAAGAGTCAGGAACTCCTCCCGGGTCTTGGGGTCTTCTAGGTAAACTCCCAACATGGTGCTCGTCACTGTGCGGCTGTTCATCTTCTGGACGCCGCGCATTACCATACACATGTGCCTGcgaagacacacatgcacaaatgaaTCAGATTTTGCAGCTGCAGCATTTGACATGTCCTGTGTGTAGTCTGAACACGCTGCCAGGAAACGATTCGACCTAATGAAACACGTGTTTAACGGGGAAgtaagctgtaaaaaaaaaaaaaagtcccagcAAACTATCATCATTTGAGTTGcgttgtgggtaatgtaggtgccgGGTTATGGCAAGCAAAAAcaatgcatggaataaaaaaaatctctctgatTCTACTGCGCTGATTTGATCCTGTCCATTGTGAGTCTGAGAATTATGTAGGAGTGCAATGCAAAATCAGCGCCGTGCTCTTTCAAAGCGAGACCAAGTAACTCGTTGAAGAGCAGCTACTGGGGCAACAAGTGGAAACTACAGGATGATGTTAAATTACTAAATCATATGTAACAGTAGCAAAAGTGTACAAGAGTCATAAAGTCCGTGAACTCACTCAGTAATGTCCATTATAGAGCATTATCTAGCTAAAGTTTGGTAACATTTAACAACCAAAGCTACTGCTCATACTAACAAAGGCTGTAGcggattgttttcatttgagcAGGAGAGTCCTTTATTGCTTaagaattcaacttttcatttgtaaaaggaAGATTGCGTtaattcttcttttaaaagttacattGTCTGATTTTAAGGAAACACGACCTTTTAACATTCTGCCTATGAGTTTCAGGGCAGCTTTAAATCATACAAATGATGCTaatgaagactgtgtgtgtgtgtgtgcgtgttcgtGTGTACTTACGCTGCCTCAATAACCACAGCTACGCCTTTTGGCTGCAGAGTCTCAGATATCCCCATGGCAATCTGCTTGGTCAGACGCTCTTGaactgaaagagacaaaatgagtGCACATATGTTAAACATGTTAATACCAGATTGCTTTCAAATTCTCAGGGAAAAAACACGCTGTTATCATGTGGAAATACTATCGATCTTGCAcgatttctttgtttgcttACCCTGAAGCCTCCGACTGAAGATCTCCACAATCCTGCAGAAACCAAAGCACACGCAAAGCGGAGAGGACTGATTACAGATCGGGCGTAATTATGATTTATCTTTTAATAAACACAGACTGGCATCAGTCCCTAACCCCCTGGCCTCTACTCTGGCCATCCAACTGTACAGACTCCTCATCTGTGAGCGATTCATCCTACTGAATTCTCTGAATCTGTCGAACAAGGTTCAACTACAGCAAGTTTGTCTAAAAACCCAGTGACTCTGCTACTGTTATTCTGGGcttgtatattgtatatagagaaggagacagacaggctgtGATAATAACTGGTGATTCCCACAGGTCCGAAGGGATTTTCTCATGGCTCGAGAGCAGAGGGGGTTTAGACTTGTGCCTGTGAGTGTGCTTGATGAGGGGACTAGATTATGGCCAGTGGGCTTAGACTCTAAGCCTCCAGGTCAAAGCACTGAGATAACAGAAGAACGCAGCCACCCGGCACTAACACCAGAAACATACAGCCACAGTGACCGCAGGACggtatgagtgtatgtgtgtgtgctgtgttacCTTGCCAGCTTGCTCAGTCCCACCACTTTTTTGTTGGGGATATACCCGATGTGAACCTGGAGAGAAATGACAGCCAATGAGAGCAGAAGTCATATTCAGTGGTGAGCTTACAATgcttagaaacacacacacacacacacacacacacacatcagctcACAAGCATTATCTTAAATTCCCTTTTGGTTGGCGCTCgtgtaaagacacacacacacacacacacacacgcagata
Protein-coding regions in this window:
- the cript gene encoding cysteine-rich PDZ-binding protein, whose amino-acid sequence is MVCEKCEKKLGKVITPDTWKDGARNTTESGGRKLNENKILTSKKARFDPYSKTGFAICRICKSSVHQSGSHYCQGCAYKKGICAMCGKKVLDTKNYKQTSV